In Ruminococcaceae bacterium KH2T8, the genomic stretch ACAGAAAGACCGGTAAGCAGGTTCTCGCAAAGGTAGTCGAGGAGAATGTCATCCCCGAGGAGTATGTAGAGAAGAACGGTCTCGCACAGGTATCTGACCTGAGCTCCATCGAGCCCATCATCAAGGACGTGCTCGCAGCTAACGAGAAGGCTGTCGGTGAATATCTCGCAGGTAATGAGAAGAACTTCCAGTTCCTTATCGGTCAGTCCATGAGAAGCCTTAAGGGTAAGGCTGATCCTCAGGCCGTAAGGACCGTACTCCAGAAGCTTCTCGATGAGATGAGGTAACAATTCAAGATCGATGTCAAAAACTATAATTGATCTTCTGGTCGTATTGTTCTTTATATTGGTGAATGCATTCTTCTCGGGTACCGAGATGGCAGTCATCTCCTTAAATGACGCTATCATCAGAAAGCAGGCCGAGGACGGGGACAAGAATTCAAAGAAGGTCCTGAAGTTCCTCGACAATCCCGGTACGTTCCTTGCGACCATCCAGGTCGGAGTAACTCTCGCGGGATTCTTATCATCGGCTTTCGCTGCCAATAACTTCGCGGGCAAGCTCGCGTCGCTCTTTGATCCGGACGGTTCAAAGAACTGGATCGAGCCACTCTGCACGGTAGTCATCACCATCGTGCTCTCCTATTTCTCGCTCGTCTTAGGCGAGCTCGTTCCCAAGAGAGTTGCTCAGAAGTATCCAGAGAAGTGGTCTTTCGCGGCTGCAGGCGTCGTAAGGTTCTTCGGCGTCGTAGCGAAGCCTTTCGTCAAGTTCCTCACATTTTCCACGAATGCCATCCTCAAGATGTTCAAGATCGATCCCGATGACAACGACAAGGAAGTCACCGAGGAAGAGATCAGGATGATGGTCGACGTCGGATCCGAGAGTGGTAATATCGAGGATGCCGAGAAGGAGATGATCGAAAACGTATTCGAGTTCAATGATAAGGAAGTATCCGAGATCATGACTCACAGGAAGAAGATCGTATCTCTTCCTATAGATGCGTCTTTCGATGAGGTCATGAAGATCGCCAAGAACGAGAGATATACGCGTATCCCGATCTACAGGGAGACCATAGACGATATCGAGGGTATCCTTCACATAAAGGACCTCCTTGGTGTTACCGAAGAGACATTCAACCTAAATAAGCTCATGAGAGAGCCCCTTTTCGTTCACGAGACACGAAAGATCTCGACGCTCTTTAACGAGATGAAGACATGCGGAATGCAGATGGCAGTCATCCTCGACGAGTACGGCGGAACGATGGGTATCTGTACGATCGAAGATATGATCGAGGAGCTCGTAGGTAATATCACGGACGAGTTCGACGAAGAAGAGCAGGAGCTCATAAAGCTCAGCAACGGTGACTATATCGTAGCGGGTGACATGACACTCTCTGACCTCGAGGATATCCTCGACATGGAGCTCGACGACGAGGAATATGACACGATCGCGGGTCTTGTCATCCAGCTCCTCGACCGCGTTCCCGAAGAGAGGGAAAAGCCCGTAGTCACATATAAGAACCTGTCGATCAAGGTTCTCCACGTTCAGGAGAGATGGATCTCCAAGGTGTTGATCCATGTGCTTCCCGTAGAAGAGGAGAGCGAAGACGACAAGGACAAAAAGGATAAAGATGACGAATAAGTACGACGCCGTCTTTTACGATTTCGACGGCACGCTCGCCGATACGATCCCTCTGATCACCATGAGCTTCAAGCTCGCATACGAAAGAGTCTTCGGGCACTGCGCCAGGTCATACGAAGATTTCCTTTCGTATATAGGTAAGCCCCTCGAGGCGGCATTTGCGATGCACGATGAGAAGACCGCGAAGAAGCTCTACGATGCTTATCTTGATATCAATGAGAAGTTATTAAGAGAAGATGCGGTGGATCTTTTCCCGAAAGTCAGGGAGGATCTTCTTTACCTTAAGAGCCTCGGGATAAAGCAGGGGATAATGACCTCCAAGATGAGAACGTCGCTTACGGTCACCACGGATCTTAAGGGGATAACGGATATATTCGACGTGATCGTCACCAAGGAAGACACAAAGAAGCACAAGCCCGACGGCGAACCACTGATAACGGCGGCCGGAAAGCTCGGTCTGACCGACATGAGCAGGATCCTTTATGTGGGTGATGCGCTCCCGGATATGCTCTGCGCCTATGACGCGGGATCGGATTTTGCACTGGTCGACTGGACGAAGATGCCGCGCGATAAGATGACGGATGACCCGCGAACGCTTGTGATACGCAGTATCCGTGAGCTTTCTTGCATTATTCAGGACAGCGAATTATAATATACTGTGCTTTTTTAGCACGACAGAGAATCAAGGTAGGTAACATGAATGGCTAAGTCCCAGAAGTCTGATAAAGTTAATCAGAGCATCAAGGCTTCCAAGAGAAGCAAGGCATTGATGTCTGCAGTTGTAGTAGTACTTATCCTTTGCATCTTGTGTTTCTTCATCTATATCACCGGCGTGATCCCCAGGCTCGCTACCGGTACTAAGATCCTGAAGACAAATGCTGACGGAACAACTCAGGTTATAGAGAACATTTCGGTCGTTGAGACCAATTATCACTATCATAATCTTCTTAATCAGTATGTTCAGTACGGTTATATGAGCAGCGCTACCGATCTTCAGGAAGTTGCTGATCCTACGACAGGTAAGACATACTATCAGCTCATCCTCGATCAGGCAGCATCCGAGATCATGCAGATCGTCATCCTTAACCAGGCTGCCGAGGAAGCTCAGTTCACACAGTACTCCGGTGCTGCGAGAATGGCTCAGCTCCAGCTCGACAATCTTCGTCAGACGGCAGAGCTTCAGGGTTATCCTTCAGTTGACCGTTACCTTGCAGCAATGTACGGTGCAGGTATGACATCCAGAGCTTATCTTCAGTGTGTTGAGAGAGAGCTTCTTGCAAAGGAGTTCCAGCAGTATGTAAGCCAGTTCATGATGAACGTTACCGATGAGGAAATCATGGCTTCCTACGAGCAGGATTCTTCCGCTTTTGATCAGGTAGACTTCAGCTACCATTTCTTCAGCGGCGAGGACAACGGAGACGGAACATACGATAAGACTCAGGCTCTTGCTGACGCACAGGAAGTTATCGATAACGCTCATGATGCAGATTCCTTCAAGGAGGCTCTCATTGACGTAATGGGTGATGAGGAAGCCGAGGCAGCAGGATTTACGGAGGACTACGATCCTTCTTACGGTGAGGGTTACAACCTTACATCCGCAGCTTACATGGGTGAAGAAGTAGCAACATTCCTTTTCACTGACGGTGATGAGGGTGACGGTACCGTCATCGAAACTGATACGGGTGCTTTCGCTATCTTCCTTCACAAGAGATATGTTGATGACACGACAACGGCTACATACCGTTCCCTTACTCTCAACAACCCTACTAACACAGACTACGATGCTACACCCGAAGAGGTTCAGGCTTCTTTCGACGAGCTCGTTGCAAGAGCTCAGGGACTTGCAGCTTCCGCAACTGATCCCCTTTCTTTCATGAAGATCGTTAAGGAGAATTCCGAGTCCAACTACGATGTAGTATATGGCGGCTACAATACAGGCATCACGGCTGACGCTTATAACATCGAGCCCGCAGAGGGTGAGGAGCTTACGGCTCAGCAGAATAACCTTATCGCATTCGGTCAGTGGCTCTTCGCAGAGGAGAGACAGCCCGGAGATACATACATCTCCCAGTCTCCCGACAAGAGATCCGTTACGATCTACTACTTCGAAGGCTTCTCTCCCGCATGGGTAAGCAACGCACGTCAACAGCGTAATCAGGAACTCGCTCAGGCTTGGGCAGACATGAAGCTCGCTGAAGGCAATCCCACATATGCGATCGCTTACGAGCTCGTAAGAAGACTCTCATACGCAGTCTGATAAAGGTTCGATAAGACAGAGAAAAAGTTCATCTCCTCCGCTTGATGCGGGGGAGATTTTCTTGTTGACAAAAATGGACGACATGCGTATAATCTTTTAATGCGTCAAACTGTGTCAGGGGTACTATGCCCTTTTCACTTGACGAAAACGGTCTTTTATGTTATGTCATAAGGCCGTTTGCACAATAAAGTCGCTCGAAGCGCCTGATT encodes the following:
- a CDS encoding putative hemolysin produces the protein MSKTIIDLLVVLFFILVNAFFSGTEMAVISLNDAIIRKQAEDGDKNSKKVLKFLDNPGTFLATIQVGVTLAGFLSSAFAANNFAGKLASLFDPDGSKNWIEPLCTVVITIVLSYFSLVLGELVPKRVAQKYPEKWSFAAAGVVRFFGVVAKPFVKFLTFSTNAILKMFKIDPDDNDKEVTEEEIRMMVDVGSESGNIEDAEKEMIENVFEFNDKEVSEIMTHRKKIVSLPIDASFDEVMKIAKNERYTRIPIYRETIDDIEGILHIKDLLGVTEETFNLNKLMREPLFVHETRKISTLFNEMKTCGMQMAVILDEYGGTMGICTIEDMIEELVGNITDEFDEEEQELIKLSNGDYIVAGDMTLSDLEDILDMELDDEEYDTIAGLVIQLLDRVPEEREKPVVTYKNLSIKVLHVQERWISKVLIHVLPVEEESEDDKDKKDKDDE
- a CDS encoding pyrophosphatase PpaX, with the translated sequence MTNKYDAVFYDFDGTLADTIPLITMSFKLAYERVFGHCARSYEDFLSYIGKPLEAAFAMHDEKTAKKLYDAYLDINEKLLREDAVDLFPKVREDLLYLKSLGIKQGIMTSKMRTSLTVTTDLKGITDIFDVIVTKEDTKKHKPDGEPLITAAGKLGLTDMSRILYVGDALPDMLCAYDAGSDFALVDWTKMPRDKMTDDPRTLVIRSIRELSCIIQDSEL